From Solibaculum mannosilyticum:
GGCGGCGCTTACGACGACACGCAAGAGCTTTCCTTCGGCATGATGGTCCATGGTCTGAGCTATCCGGATGAAACCGGTGGAAGCCAGCTGGAGGTCCGGCTCTGGCAACCGGTGATGCGCAAAGGCGTCATTGAGTTCATCCGTCCGGAACAATGTCCCATTCGCCGTCCTGTGAAAAAGATGGTTGCCAAAGACTTTATTCCCGGGCAGAATATGGATCCTTGCGATGCATTGGCCCAAGAGGAGGGATGGGTATGAGCTGGCTTCAGACGCTATATGACACCTATGAGAATAACAGCGGGCTCATCGGCAAATTAAACGAGGGAAAAACACCCCTTCTCCCCATCTGCCACACCACACAACAGGTACAGGTTACCATCACTTTGGACGGTTCGGGACAATTCCTAAGGGCAAAGGGCAACGTCCCGGAGGAACGCACCACCATCATCCCCTGCACGGAAGCCTCCGGCAGCCGTACCAGTAAACCCGTCCCTCATCCTCTCGTCGACAAGCTCCAATACATAGCCGGGGATTACAACCAATTTGGCGGCACCAAAAAAAGCTGTTGGTCGGATTATCTCGCTCAGCTGGGCGACTGGTGCCATTCTCCCTTTGCTCATCCCGACGTCTGTCTTGTGTTTCGTTATGTGCAGCAGGGGCATCTCATCGCCGACCTGGTGGACGCCGGGGTGTTGTTCTGCGGTTCGGACGGGAAGCTTCTCTCCCGCTGGGAGGATGGCAATCCTCCCCTTATCTTTCAAAAAACGGCCAGTGAACAGCTGGAATCCTTTGTCCGCTTTGAAATCAACGACGGCGTCCGACTACCCGTCCGACTGTGGGAGGACCGCTCGGTATGGGACTCCTTCCAGCAGTACCAAATGACCTTGCTGACGTCCAAAGACTGGTGCTACGTCCAGGGAAAACAGATGCCGGTCTCCTCTCTGAACCCGTATAAAATCCGCAATGCTGGAGACCGAGCCAAGCTGGTATCGGCCAATGACAGCAGTAATTTCACCTATCGCGGCCGCTTTTCCCAGCCGGAACAAGCCTTTAGTCTTGGATACGAGACCAGCCAAAAGGCCCACAGCGCTCTGCGTTGGCTCATCGGCCTCCAGGGATTCCTAAACGGCGATCAGGCCATTGTGGCCTGGGGAACCAAAAATCAGCCGGTGCCAAATTTATTACAGGATTCTTTGGATTTGTCGGAACAGGCGGACTGTTCCTCTGACGGTGTCTTTGGCTCTCTTCCCGTCGAACCGCCTCAGCGTGTCCCTCATACCCGCCGGGAATATGCTGTCCGCCTCAGCAAAGCCATTGCAGGCTATAAGGGACATCTGACCGAGTCAGATCATACCGCCATTATGATGGTGGATTCCGCTACGCCTGGGCGTCTTTCCATCCGGTACTACAGGGAAATGCCCGGTTCCGAGTTGATTGAACGCGTCCAGCGCTGGCACGATGAGCATTCCGGCTGCACCTGGCTTTTAGAGTACCGGTCGGTGGCCGAGCCAAGTCAGGACGCAAATAAGAAACCCAAGATGGTACACGTCAAGTTTTGGGGCGCACCCTCCCCTGTGGACATCGTCAAGGCTGCCTACGGCGAAAGGGTGGACGATAAGCTGAAAAAGAACACCATTGAACGCGTCTTGATCCCCTGCATCATCGATCAAGCACCTCTGCCCCGCGATCTCGTATGGAGCGCCGCCCGCCGGGCCTCCCGTCCGGAAAGCATGGAGGAATGGGAGTGGCATAAAACGTTGAGTATCGCCTGTGCACTGGTCCGGAAATATGAAAATGACCGTCAGAAAAAGGAGGTATGGACCATGTCTTTAGACCGTGAATCCCGCCATCGCGACTATGTATTTGGACGGATGCTGGCTTGTGCCCATCAGATTGAACAGTACGCCCAAAAGCTTTCCAGCGAAAAGCGTTCCACCAATGCTCAGAAATTCCAGCTGCATTTCAGCATGAAACCGGCTTCCACTTGGGAGCAGTTGGAGCATCGTCTCCAGCCTTACCGGGCCCGGTTGGGACCCAAGGCCGACTGGATCGAACAAGAACTTCAAAACGCCATGGACAAGCTCTCCATCTCGGATATGTCCGATCAGTCCCTGGGCCCGGTGTATCTCTTGGGATACAGCCATGAGACCATGTTTTTCAGCCAGGAGATGCAGCGCCGTAAAGAGTTAAATCAGGCAAAAAATACCCCATCATCAGAATCCGACGATATTCTCGATTAAGCAGAGATGTGAAATAGGAAAGTGAGGAATTGATATGGAAACGTTATCCCATAAAATTGACTTTGCACTGGTGTTGGCCGTTGACCACGCAAATCCCAACGGGGACCCGTTAAACGGCAACCGTCCCAGGGAAAACTACGACGGTCATGGAGAGATCTCAGACGTATGTCTCAAACGCAAGATCCGCAACCGCATGATGGATTTGGGACAACCGGTCTTTGTCCAATCGGACGACCGGTGTCAGGATGGATTCCACAGCCTTCTGGACCGCGCCAAATCCAATGAGGTTCTGGCAAAGGCAAAGGCCAAAGACAGCGTCATGTATGCGGCTGAAGCTTGCCGCACATGGTTGGACGTCCGCAGCTTCGGCCAGGTGTTTGCCTTCAAAGGAAGCGATGTCTCGGTGGGCGTCCGCGGCCCGGTGTCCATCCATCCCGCATTCAGCGTGGATCCTGTGGACATCACCAGCCTTCAGATTACCAAAAGCGTCAACAGCATCCCGGGCGATAAAAAATCCAGCGACACCATGGGGACCAAGCATCGGGTGGACTTCGGTGTATACGTCACCTACGGCTCCATCAACTGTCAGCTGGCTGAGAAAACCGGCTTCTCGGACGAGGATGCATCCATTGTAAAAGAGGCTTTGCTCACTCTGTTTGAAAACGACGCTTCTTCAGCGCGTCCGGAAGGCAGTATGGAAGTGGTCAAGCTGATCTGGTGGGAACACAATTGCAAATCCGGCCAATACTCCTCCGCCAAGGTGCATCGCTGCCTAAAAGTAGAACGCAAGGTGGAAACGCCTCACAGCATTGATGATTATTCCATTACCGTCTGCCCGTTGGAGGGCTTGCAACCCGAGGTGCTGGATGGAAGATGAAGAAAACTGGCTACAGATTTCCGGTATCCAACACTTTGTTTTTTGCCGCAGACAGTGGGCGTTAGCCTATTTGGAAGGCATTTGGAGTGAAAACCTCCGCACGGTTGAAGGACATCTCCTTCATCAAAGAGCCCACGATTCCTCCCAGTCGGAAAAGAGAGGCGACAAACTAATCCTCCGGGGACTTCGGGTCTTTTCCGCACAGTTGGGTGTCAGCGGCGAATGCGATGTGGTGGAATTTACACTGGATCAAAACGGCGTGCCTTTGGCTGGATATGAAGGGAATTGGCAGCCTTATCCGGTTGAGTATAAGCGGGGAACTTCCAAGCAAATGGATGCCGATCGGTTGCAATTGTGTTGCCAGGCCATGTGCTTGGAGGAAATGCTGTGCTGCGATATCCCATCGGGCGCCCTGTTTTATGGGGAAAGCCGCCGTCGTGAAGTGGTGTCCTTCTCCTTTGAGATGCGGGATACCGTCAGAAAGATACTCTCGGAAATGCACGATTATGCGCGGCGCGGTCATACGCCGCGGGTAAAGCCTTCCAAAGCCTGCAACGCTTGCTCTCTTAAGCTTCACTGTCTACCTGCTATTCTCAGAGGTCGACAGGACAGCGCCTCCTCCTATTTGAAACGCCATTTGACCGAAGAGGAGGGCTGCTCATGAGAATTTTGCTCAACACTTTATTTGTCCTCTCGGAAGATGCTTATCTTTCGTTAGACGGCGAAAATGTAGTGATACTAAAAGAGGAAGGGCCTGTCTCCCGTTTTCCGCTGCACACATTGGAAGCCATTCTCTGTTTTTCCTATAAAGGAGCTTCCC
This genomic window contains:
- the cas4 gene encoding CRISPR-associated protein Cas4 gives rise to the protein MEDEENWLQISGIQHFVFCRRQWALAYLEGIWSENLRTVEGHLLHQRAHDSSQSEKRGDKLILRGLRVFSAQLGVSGECDVVEFTLDQNGVPLAGYEGNWQPYPVEYKRGTSKQMDADRLQLCCQAMCLEEMLCCDIPSGALFYGESRRREVVSFSFEMRDTVRKILSEMHDYARRGHTPRVKPSKACNACSLKLHCLPAILRGRQDSASSYLKRHLTEEEGCS
- the cas8c gene encoding type I-C CRISPR-associated protein Cas8c/Csd1; this translates as MSWLQTLYDTYENNSGLIGKLNEGKTPLLPICHTTQQVQVTITLDGSGQFLRAKGNVPEERTTIIPCTEASGSRTSKPVPHPLVDKLQYIAGDYNQFGGTKKSCWSDYLAQLGDWCHSPFAHPDVCLVFRYVQQGHLIADLVDAGVLFCGSDGKLLSRWEDGNPPLIFQKTASEQLESFVRFEINDGVRLPVRLWEDRSVWDSFQQYQMTLLTSKDWCYVQGKQMPVSSLNPYKIRNAGDRAKLVSANDSSNFTYRGRFSQPEQAFSLGYETSQKAHSALRWLIGLQGFLNGDQAIVAWGTKNQPVPNLLQDSLDLSEQADCSSDGVFGSLPVEPPQRVPHTRREYAVRLSKAIAGYKGHLTESDHTAIMMVDSATPGRLSIRYYREMPGSELIERVQRWHDEHSGCTWLLEYRSVAEPSQDANKKPKMVHVKFWGAPSPVDIVKAAYGERVDDKLKKNTIERVLIPCIIDQAPLPRDLVWSAARRASRPESMEEWEWHKTLSIACALVRKYENDRQKKEVWTMSLDRESRHRDYVFGRMLACAHQIEQYAQKLSSEKRSTNAQKFQLHFSMKPASTWEQLEHRLQPYRARLGPKADWIEQELQNAMDKLSISDMSDQSLGPVYLLGYSHETMFFSQEMQRRKELNQAKNTPSSESDDILD
- the cas7c gene encoding type I-C CRISPR-associated protein Cas7/Csd2, with amino-acid sequence METLSHKIDFALVLAVDHANPNGDPLNGNRPRENYDGHGEISDVCLKRKIRNRMMDLGQPVFVQSDDRCQDGFHSLLDRAKSNEVLAKAKAKDSVMYAAEACRTWLDVRSFGQVFAFKGSDVSVGVRGPVSIHPAFSVDPVDITSLQITKSVNSIPGDKKSSDTMGTKHRVDFGVYVTYGSINCQLAEKTGFSDEDASIVKEALLTLFENDASSARPEGSMEVVKLIWWEHNCKSGQYSSAKVHRCLKVERKVETPHSIDDYSITVCPLEGLQPEVLDGR